The following proteins come from a genomic window of Pichia kudriavzevii chromosome 1, complete sequence:
- a CDS encoding uncharacterized protein (PKUD0A01400; similar to Saccharomyces cerevisiae YOR144C (ELG1); ancestral locus Anc_5.481), which yields MKKLTAAQLLLGYKDKDPMKFESEIITPSTSRNVNKVNALSLLTGNFSKHQNRKQTKKPRTSTRPSFFVTLRYSKRERVHAKNTSHPFFLEVKDKLKRQKLAPKLTIEKQLELPWLTRDQFINKNIDPIEEELLRRPLIVEIPNQKKNQPSLPVIEPSEFSLFVVSSLSKETRNDRPTCNITKTSILPSDEIFQKYQHLQFDNRFTKFFQNDYRSNTSNNTVSQWCDLYRPTCHSENLQKEYISSDIFNWISNAFLTLKSVDSNKRMLKLKRGANSTKDDFIVYSSDDDGDSKEDVPCLILEGPVGCGKTTLVYSIIEQLNGHVFEFSSNESRSKKNLEFRLNQIGTTTNLEQSNSIILFDDVDLINEDDKDFWSCVTNLLACSYRPVVLTTTSLKAIPDRIINESTIYTLESISELDLSHYIDFIALSRGLRLDNAIIDRFSKLSLRSAIMQLQFFSYTIPTQNSNVGLIDVTKNETNTKRKKIKLLSRLKKLSYESDIAYFTNTIKVKPLRDDFNEDKNSCLEFYSSKYFTHGKRSKSCRYSSGENYNKRHPTNVFTYLPKSTLAAEVLPFISEMANKEQERIENNQPRLFDIFPMDVFQ from the coding sequence atgaaaaaattgacgGCAGCACAACTTCTACTGGGATACAAGGATAAAGACCCGATGAAGTTCGAATCTGAAATCATCACTCCTTCTACTAGTCGCAATGTCAACAAAGTTAACGCCTTATCCCTTTTAACTGGCAACTTCTCCAAACatcaaaacagaaaacaGACCAAAAAACCTAGAACATCAACGCGTCCGAGTTTCTTTGTCACGTTGAGATATTCTAAGCGAGAACGTGTACATGCAAAGAACACCTCCCACCCGTTTTTCCTTGAAGTTAAAGATAAATTAAAAAGGCAGAAGTTGGCGCCGAAATTAACTATCGAAAAGCAACTGGAATTACCATGGCTTACTCGAgatcaattcatcaataaaaatatagatCCGATAGAAGAGGAATTACTCAGAAGACCTCTAATTGTCGAAATTCCgaatcaaaagaaaaaccaacCATCACTTCCAGTGATAGAGCCTTCTGAGTTTAGTCTTTTTGTCGTCTCCTCTCTTTCAAAGGAAACAAGGAATGATAGGCCTACTTGTAATATTACGAAAACATCCATACTGCCGTCAGAtgagatttttcaaaaataccagcatcttcaatttgataacagatttacaaaattctttcaaaatgattATAGATCGAATACCTCCAACAACACGGTTTCACAATGGTGTGATTTATATAGACCAACCTGTCATTCAGAAAACCTACAGAAAGAGTACATTAGCTCCGACATATTCAACTGGATTTCCAATGCCTTCCTTACACTTAAATCTGTCGActcaaataaaagaatgCTTAAGCTAAAGAGGGGCGCAAATTCCACTAAAGATGATTTTATCGTTTATTcttctgatgatgatggtgattcCAAAGAAGATGTTCCTTGTCTTATCCTGGAAGGACCAGTCGGTTGTGGTAAAACTACCCTGGTATACTCGATAATTGAACAGTTAAATGGCCATGTTTTCGAGTTTAGCTCAAATGAATCTAggtcaaagaaaaatttggaattcaGACTGAATCAGATTGGGACAACTACAAATTTGGAACAGAGCAACTCAATTATActatttgatgatgttgatctgataaatgaagatgacaaAGATTTCTGGTCTTGTGTGACTAATTTGTTAGCTTGTTCATATCGTCCTGTAGTGCTAACTACTACTAGTTTGAAGGCAATCCCTGATAGGATAATCAACGAATCTACCATCTACACCTTAGAATCGATTTCTGAACTAGACTTATCACACtatattgatttcattgcATTATCAAGAGGTTTACGTCTTGATAATGCGATTATTGATCGGTTTTCAAAACTCAGTCTAAGAAGCGCAATAATGCAATTACAGTTTTTCTCGTATACGATACCAACGCAAAATTCAAACGTGGGTTTGATTGATGTGACGAAAAACGAAACAAACAccaagaggaaaaaaataaagttaCTTTCTCGGTTGAAAAAACTATCATATGAATCGGACATTGCCTATTTCACAAACACTATAAAAGTTAAACCCCTTAGAGACGATTTCAATGAAGACAAAAACTCTTGTCTTGAGTTTTACTCAAGTAAATATTTCACTCATGGTAAACGTTCTAAATCATGCAGATATTCGAGCGGTGAAAACTATAACAAAAGACATCCAACCAACGTATTTACCTATTTGCCTAAGTCTACTCTGGCTGCTGAAGTACTTCCCTTTATCTCAGAGATGGCAAATAAGGAGCAAGAAAGAATAGAAAATAACCAACCAAGAttatttgatatttttccaATGGACGTTTTCCAATGA
- a CDS encoding uncharacterized protein (PKUD0A01410; similar to Saccharomyces cerevisiae YPL245W; ancestral locus Anc_6.273) produces the protein MKRGNEDDIYKEHQGEYIDRLCEVSLSEEQEKVRDVIIDFCKQTLVGYQDGDKAKVFIVEGGAGTGKSVVMNTVFNEMQRLTRQVKVDGLKDEDHYLLVNHPEMIRLYLRISKRYPYLRKGDVDRPTSFVNRADKKGKAGVVIVDEAHLLATCKNSWKGWRYENHLIEILKRAKAVVLVYDHRQCLRTDQWWDKDTMTQLLTSEGIEYSKAELKVQWRMQSEAVCEWARKFCYEKVQGWPVKEAKEAGFDFRYFDNAQKMYEKIVEMDKRCGSSRIISTYDSPYRISGGKTYYVDGRGGFHQPWDKYVGGPDVPPWSVRDTIHEVGSCYTVQGIDLEYAGVIVGKSVVVVENPDKSMHIEVDVSQYCDNAGVAKRNGQYPSPRAVEDIIRNSLYVLLTRGRKGLYVYVERFARRK, from the coding sequence ATGAAAAGGGGTAACGAAGACGACATTTACAAGGAACATCAAGGGGAGTACATCGATAGACTATGTGAGGTGTCACTGTCGGAGGAACAGGAGAAAGTTAGAGATGTTATAATTGACTTCTGCAAGCAAACATTAGTTGGTTATCAAGATGGAGATAAGGCCAAGGTGTTTATAGTTGAAGGTGGGGCGGGGACAGGCAAAAGTGTTGTTATGAACACTGTATTCAACGAGATGCAGAGACTGACAAGGCAAGTCAAAGTGGACGGACTTAAAGACGAGGACCATTACCTTTTGGTTAACCATCCAGAGATGATCCGTTTATATTTGCGtatttcaaagagatatCCTTATTTAAGGAAGGGTGATGTTGACAGACCCACCAGTTTTGTCAATAGGGCCGACAAGAAAGGCAAGGCAGGCGTGGTTATCGTTGATGAAGCACACCTTTTAGCAACTTGTAAAAATTCGTGGAAAGGATGGAGATACGAGAACCATTTAattgaaatcttgaaaaGGGCCAAAGCTGTTGTTCTAGTCTATGACCATCGGCAATGTTTAAGGACCGACCAATGGTGGGACAAGGACACCATGACACAACTGCTCACCAGCGAGGGTATCGAATACAGCAAGGCCGAGCTGAAGGTCCAATGGAGAATGCAAAGTGAGGCTGTCTGTGAATGGGCACGTAAGTTCTGTTATGAGAAGGTGCAAGGATGGCCCGTCAAAGAAGCCAAGGAAGCGGGCTTTGATTTCCGTTATTTTGACAATGCCCAGAAGATGTACGAGAAAATCGTTGAAATGGATAAGAGATGTGGTAGTAGCAGGATAATCAGTACATACGATTCACCATACAGGATCAGTGGGGGCAAGACGTATTATGTTGATGGGCGGGGTGGATTCCACCAGCCTTGGGATAAATATGTTGGTGGGCCCGATGTTCCACCATGGAGTGTTAGAGATACCATCCATGAGGTGGGGAGTTGTTACACCGTCCAAGGTATTGATCTCGAATACGCTGGTGTTATTGTAGGTAaatctgttgttgttgttgaaaatccTGACAAGAGCATGCATATAGAGGTTGATGTCTCTCAATACTGTGATAATGCAGGGGTAGCGAAAAGGAACGGTCAATATCCATCTCCGCGTGCCGTGGAAGACATTATTCGGAACTCACTCTATGTGCTACTCACTCGGGGGAGGAAAGGGTTATATGTGTATGTGGAGAGGTTTGCAAGGAGAAAATAG
- a CDS encoding uncharacterized protein (PKUD0A01420; similar to Saccharomyces cerevisiae YMR058W (FET3); ancestral locus Anc_2.622), producing MKFLSSLAIAGLASTVFAKEHYYHWNVTYVSGNPDGLLEVDDIVGCNGEYPWPEIRVEKGDRVVVEVYNGLDNANTSVHFHGLFQHGTNQYDGVPGLTQCQIVPGQTLIYNFTVPDQVGTYWYHSHSNGQYMDGMRGAFIIEDPDDPYKANYTQEKTIALAEWYHDNIFTLTESFLDLYNPTGAEPIPQNLLMNHFMNATIEVEPDTDYLFRIINMGGFVSQYFWIEDHDMTVIAVDGVYVKPNTTDMIYITAAQRYDVLVHTKNQTTKNFAIMQKFDDTMLDVIPDELLLNVTNNLQYNKDADWPEESIVEELDFLDDFWLTPLEDYENYDSYDHQITIDVVMDNLLNGVNYAFFNNITYVAPKVNTLGTVLSANTSELALNSEIYGSNTHAIVLQKDEIVEVVLNNNDTGKHPFHLHGHVFEVYQRGPDYGDEDEPVPYNESAPYTPREKSLFRDTLYVNPQSHFVIRFKADNPGVWFFHCHIDWHLLQGLALTFVEDPVGIREKEADLGETWKETCEACGGYTGNAANNTDFLDLHGENVQPKDLPAGFTARGIVALVFSCVAGVLGCVTIFIYGMADIPNIEERVVKDLNIDERQLLAEFDEDEDEAVSSTGSTDPKFPDTVTHTLEK from the coding sequence ATGAAATTCTTGTCCTCATTGGCTATTGCTGGCTTGGCTTCAACTGTTTTCGCCAAGGAACATTACTATCATTGGAATGTTACTTATGTCTCCGGTAATCCGGACGGTCTCTTGGAAGTCGATGATATAGTGGGTTGTAATGGTGAATATCCTTGGCCCGAAATCAGAGTTGAGAAAGGTGACcgtgttgttgttgaggtTTACAATGGTCTTGACAATGCAAACACTTCTGTCCATTTTCACGGGCTGTTCCAACATGGAACAAACCAGTACGACGGTGTTCCAGGTCTAACCCAGTGTCAGATTGTGCCAGGTCAAACTTTAATTTACAATTTCACGGTTCCAGATCAAGTTGGTACTTATTGGTACCATTCTCACTCCAACGGTCAATACATGGATGGTATGAGGGGTGCATTTATTATTGAGGATCCTGACGATCCTTATAAGGCAAACTATACCCAAGAGAAAACCATTGCCTTGGCAGAATGGTACCATGATAACATTTTCACCTTAACTGAATCATTTTTGGATTTATACAACCCAACCGGTGCTGAACCAATTCCTCAAAACTTATTAATGAACCACTTTATGAATGCTACTATTGAAGTAGAGCCTGATACTGATTACTTGTTCAGAATAATCAATATGGGAGGTTTTGTTTCCCAATATTTCTGGATCGAAGATCACGATATGACCGTTATTGCTGTTGATGGAGTCTATGTTAAACCAAACACTACTGATATGATTTATATCACTGCTGCTCAGAGATATGATGTTCTTGTTCACACTAAAAATCAAACCACTAAGAACTTTGCAATTATGCAGAAGTTTGATGATACTATGCTTGATGTCATCCCTGACGAGCTCCTTTTGAATGTCACCAATAACTTACAATATAATAAAGATGCAGATTGGCCCGAAGAAAGTATCGTTGAGGAATTGGATTTCCTTGATGATTTCTGGTTAACACCACTTGAAGATTATGAAAACTACGATTCTTATGATCATCAAATCACCATCGATGTCGTTATGGACAATCTATTGAATGGTGTCAATTATgctttcttcaataacatcacTTATGTTGCTCCAAAAGTTAACACTCTAGGTACCGTTTTATCTGCAAACACTTCAGAGCTTGCACTAAACTCTGAAATATATGGCTCTAACACTCATGCTATTGTTTTACAAaaggatgaaattgttgaagtCGTCTTAAATAACAATGATACCGGTAAGCATCCTTTCCATTTACACGGCCACGTTTTTGAAGTCTATCAAAGAGGCCCTGATTATGGTGATGAGGATGAGCCTGTTCCCTACAATGAATCAGCACCATATAcaccaagagaaaaatCGCTATTCAGAGATACTCTTTATGTTAACCCACAATCACACTTTGTTATCCGTTTCAAGGCAGACAACCCTGGTGTCTGGTTCTTCCATTGTCACATTGATTGGCATTTGCTTCAAGGTTTAGCTCTTacttttgttgaagatcCTGTTGGTATCAGAGAAAAGGAAGCAGATTTGGGTGAAACATGGAAAGAAACCTGTGAAGCTTGTGGCGGCTACACAGGAAATGCTGCTAATAACACTGACTTCTTAGACTTACATGGTGAAAATGTTCAACCAAAGGACCTACCTGCGGGTTTCACAGCTAGGGGTATTGTTGCATTGGTGTTTTCTTGTGTTGCTGGTGTTCTTGGTTGTGTGACAATTTTCATTTACGGTATGGCTGATATTCCAAACATCGAAGAAAGAGTCGTTAAGGATTTGAACATCGATGAAAGACAACTTCTTGCTGAATtcgatgaagatgaggatgaagCAGTAAGTTCAACAGGTTCAACCGATCCTAAATTCCCTGATACTGTCACCCACACTTTGGAAAAGTAG
- a CDS encoding uncharacterized protein (PKUD0A01430; similar to Saccharomyces cerevisiae YHR078W; ancestral locus Anc_5.365): MAFLYKVASTIFLVFSHILSYQLSEKFIRPIILPLIYTTNNARLASLTNRNLQILHIDHHVVNNQIDSIKVYGESRFVIIAIDVIMSLSVQLIGLFLFDILRFCDFSIRHLDCYITLVLLTIGLVYVIPVYILYKWIQPTPNNTNLVDYSKVILAWILVLVVVYLATSKEMSGTYLQLSLYLVSLFGICCLSILNGIGCVMSLREMYEWFHGIHELLLSGKEEELIRELKSENVDLIKAESLSRELVNIKNGDKGIGALVTYTTWIYSIYKIGYGIIRVIQFMMNIVQKKKGEIDGNGDLLASTIAHILGYNGEQITMIINFLISVSFFLMSIQNVLITFKNLRLVKKKLVGLEIVNKLQVYNESVAILDELYQELIPLVLCEMTGIYVISTALMLNTKLPIHLTKLWINEQEWSGLKMTLDSLDVDFMNDWFDKWFVIGSTASILIFTLFEKIIETSIV, translated from the coding sequence ATGGCTTTCCTTTACAAGGTGGCAAGTACTATCTTTTTAGTATTCTCTCATATTCTGAGCTACCAACTtagtgaaaaattcatcCGTCCCATCATATTACCTTTGATTTACACAACAAACAATGCACGTCTTGCATCGTTAACAAATCGAAATTTGCAGATATTACACATCGATCATCACGTGGTTAATAACCAGATCGATTCTATAAAAGTTTATGGAGAAAGCAGGTTTGTTATTATTGCAATTGATGTGATCATGTCGTTGTCGGTACAACTGATTGGCTTGTTCctttttgatattttaagATTCTGCGATTTTTCCATTCGACATCTAGATTGTTACATCACTTTGGTATTATTAACAATCGGATTAGTTTATGTGATACCCGTATACATTCTTTATAAATGGATACAGCCAACTCCAAACAACACAAATCTTGTTGATTACAGTAAGGTGATTTTAGCATGGATCCTAGTCTTGGTTGTCGTTTATTTGGCCACAAGCAAAGAGATGTCAGGCACCTATTTACAATTATCTTTGTACTTAGTTTCTCTATTTggtatttgttgtttgtcCATTTTGAATGGTATTGGGTGTGTGATGTCATTAAGGGAGATGTATGAGTGGTTTCATGGAATACACGAGCTTCTATTGAGTGGAAAAGAGGAAGAGTTGATTAGGGAATTAAAGTCTGAAAATGTTGACCTAATAAAAGCTGAAAGCTTAAGTCGAGAACTTGTGAACATAAAAAACGGTGACAAAGGAATTGGTGCACTCGTCACCTATACTACCTGGATATATAGTATTTACAAAATAGGATATGGGATAATACGAGTGATTCAATTTATGATGAATATTgttcagaagaaaaaaggtgaaattgatggtaaCGGCGATCTATTGGCATCCACGATTGCACATATTTTAGGATACAATGGTGAACAAATCACAATGATAATaaattttctcatttcagtctctttttttttaatgtCAATTCAGAATGTATTAATTACTTTTAAAAACCTAAGGTTAGTCAAGAAAAAGCTAGTTGGTCTCGAGATTGTCAACAAACTCCAGGTATACAATGAGAGCGTTGCCATACTAGACGAACTATACCAAGAATTAATTCCCTTGGTCCTATGTGAAATGACTGGTATATATGTGATATCAACAGCATTGATGCTCAACACTAAGCTCCCCATCCACCTAACGAAGTTATGGATAAATGAGCAAGAGTGGAGTGGGCTAAAGATGACTTTAGATTCATTGGACGTTGATTTTATGAATGATTGGTTCGACAAATGGTTTGTCATTGGTAGTACCGCTAGCATCTTGATTTTCACCTTGTTTGAGAAGATAATAGAAACAAGTATAGTATGA
- a CDS encoding uncharacterized protein (PKUD0A01440; similar to Saccharomyces cerevisiae YKL154W (SRP102); ancestral locus Anc_5.263), whose translation MNQALHKETSILVPLIITIFLLALGGYLMKRHSLITSNKKKFLICGQQGSGKTNLFHLLKEGTLPLLTVSSLEPQEGELKVDEKFAGEKTFQDIYVIDFPANKKLKSLYLTPFFEEHLADIKGIIYLIDSSTFDAKACHDVAEDLLEILNVSESRPNGIDMLVFCNKNDLFTSKKSTKIKEMLETEIGKIHDIKQRGLSKVDKSLSKGTISSEDMEDNLDLAIQNGRFQFQLLESNVDFSQGNIFKDKWSTINDWLYEKIVN comes from the coding sequence ATGAACCAAGCACTTCACAAGGAAACGTCCATTCTAGTTCCGCTAATTATTACtatctttcttcttgctcTTGGAGGATATCTGATGAAGAGACATTCTCTGATCACCTCCAATaaaaagaagtttttgatttgtgGGCAACAAGGTAGTGGGAAAACGAATTTGTTTCATCTATTAAAGGAAGGCACACTTCCATTACTAACAGTTAGTTCATTAGAACCACAAGAGGGTGAATTGAAAGTGGATGAGAAATTTGCTGGAGAGAAAACATTTCAAGATATATACGTTATTGATTTCCCTGCTAAtaaaaagttgaagagtCTATATCTTACCCCCTTTTTCGAGGAGCACCTTGCAGATATTAAAGGtattatttatttgattgattcaaGTACGTTTGATGCGAAAGCATGCCATGATGTTGCTGAAGATTTGTTAGAAATATTGAACGTTTCCGAAAGCAGACCAAATGGTATCGATATGCTAGTTTTCTGCAATaaaaatgatttatttACATCCAAGAAGAGTacaaaaattaaagaaatgTTAGAGACTGAAATTGGTAAAATTCATGACATAAAACAACGTGGATTAAGTAAAGTGGATAAGTCACTATCCAAAGGCACCATATCAAGTGAAGATATGGAAGATAATCTTGACCTAGCAATCCAAAATGGAAGATTCCAGTTCCAACTACTCGAATCCAATGTTGATTTCTCTCAGGGAaacatattcaaagataaatGGAGTACAATCAATGACTGGCTCTATGAAAAAATCGTCAACTGA
- a CDS encoding uncharacterized protein (PKUD0A01450) has protein sequence MSGLLKKINPLGSSTLESGNANVNKDEQVLAELGYKQEFNRTYDFLSSFSFALSISGLMGTISITYLYPLWAGGPACAVWCWFAGCLGCLCIAWSVAEITSCFPTSGGMYYVITHVTPKKYVPLLCWIDAWLYFTGAITGCCSTDFGAATLLMNVIQMASDYTYNPSRGHITAVAILVILSHGAINSLPGSVLASVTKYYCFVNIGATIGLIVTLLAKCPEFNTRQYTFGQVINSTGWDADGWAFLFGFLQVSWVMTCYDATSRMSEEAYNAAYLTPLAIASALTTTAVLGWVLVIVITLTMGTDLDRILNTGSGQPIVEIYHIAMGKTGAIAYLSLAFVVIWFCGAVAMCYTARGLWSFARDGGLPYSNFWYNLDPRTKAPLRCVWLICLINSLLVLINLGSNIAMNAIFSACAICTDWSYIIVLFLFALNREKMGVPRGPFHMGKLSKFVMLYGVTWTVFLSIVFIFPNYMPVNKENMNYTVVILGAVFIGAGGWYAIDAKKWFKGPLGNVDVDESADTQSGSSGDKIDSVSEENIETTGKTIDS, from the coding sequence atgTCAGGTCttctcaaaaaaatcaatccACTGGGTTCAAGTACTTTAGAGTCAGGTAATGCCAATGTTAATAAAGATGAACAGGTTCTTGCTGAGTTGGGTTATAAGCAAGAGTTCAATAGAACCTATGACTTCctctcttcattttcatttgccCTTTCCATTTCTGGTTTGATGGGAACAATTTCAATCACTTATCTTTACCCATTATGGGCTGGTGGTCCAGCATGTGCCGTTTGGTGTTGGTTTGCAGGTTGTTTGGGTTGTCTCTGTATCGCATGGTCAGTGGCAGAAATCACTTCATGTTTCCCAACCTCTGGTGGTATGTACTATGTTATTACACATGTCACCCCAAAGAAATACGTTCCATTGCTTTGTTGGATCGATGCATGGCTATATTTTACAGGTGCAATTACAGGATGTTGTTCCACCGATTTTGGAGCGGCAACTCTATTAATGAATGTTATCCAAATGGCTTCTGACTACACATATAATCCATCCAGAGGACATATCACAGCTGTTGCAATCTTAGTTATACTTTCTCATGGTGCTATCAACTCTTTGCCTGGCTCAGTGTTGGCCAGCGTTACCAAATATTACTGTTTTGTTAATATTGGCGCAACGATTGGTTTAATCGTCACCTTGCTTGCAAAATGTCCTGAATTCAATACTAGACAATATACATTTGGCCAAGTTATCAATTCGACTGGCTGGGATGCAGATGGGTGGGcctttttgtttggattCTTACAAGTTTCTTGGGTCATGACATGTTATGATGCTACGTCCAGAATGTCTGAGGAAGCTTATAATGCAGCTTATTTGACGCCTCTTGCAATTGCCTCGGCATTGACTACTACCGCTGTTCTCGGTTGGGTTCTAGTTATTGTGATTACGCTAACTATGGGCACTGATTTAGATCGTATTTTGAACACCGGATCTGGTCAgccaattgttgaaatatATCACATTGCTATGGGTAAAACCGGTGCTATTGCATATCTATCATTAGCTTTTGTGGTTATTTGGTTCTGTGGTGCCGTTGCAATGTGCTATACTGCTAGAGGTTTGTGGTCCTTCGCCAGAGATGGAGGTCTACCATACTCCAATTTCTGGTATAACCTAGACCCAAGAACCAAGGCACCTTTGAGATGTGTCTGGTTGATTTGTCTGATCAACTCGTTACTTgttttgatcaatttaGGTTCTAATATTGCTATGAATGCCATCTTCTCAGCTTGTGCAATCTGCACAGATTGGTCTTATATTATTGTTTTATTCTTATTTGCTCtgaatagagaaaaaatggGTGTTCCACGAGGTCCATTTCATATGGGAAAATTATCTAAATTCGTCATGTTATATGGTGTCACATGGACTGTTTTCCTTTCGATTGTGTTCATATTCCCTAACTACATGCCTGTTAACAAGGAGAATATGAACTATACAGTGGTTATCTTAGGTGCTGTATTTATAGGTGCAGGTGGCTGGTATGCAATTGATGCTAAGAAATGGTTCAAGGGCCCACTTGGAAATGTTGATGTGGATGAATCTGCAGATACCCAATCAGGTTCATCGGGAGATAAGATTGATTCTGTCTCCGAAGAAAATATAGAAACCACAGGAAAAACAATAGATTCATAA
- a CDS encoding uncharacterized protein (PKUD0A01460), with translation MTEELKGQKTLQTIKSVLSNDAPSIQDKEDANGLANLGYKQEFDRNYGFLSTFSFALSISGLMGTISITYLYPLWAGGPACAVWCWFVGAMGCLCIAWSVAEITSCFPTSGGMYYVITHVVPKKYVPLVCWIDAWLYFTGAITGCCSTDFGAATLLINIVQMASDYTYTPSRGHITAVAILVILTHGAINSLPGSVLSSVTKYYCIVNIGATIGLIVTLLAKCPEFNTREYTFGQVINSTGWDADGWAFLFGFLQVSWVMTSYDATSRMSEEVHNAAYMTPLAIASALTTTAVLGWVLVIVITLTMGTDLDRILNTGSGQPIVEIYHIAMGKTGAIAYLSLSFVVLWFCGAVAMCYTARGLWSFARDGGLPYSNFWYNLDPRTKAPLRCVWLICLINSLLVLINLGSTIAMNAIFSACAICTDWSYIIAIFFFSLNREKMGVPRGPFHMGKLSKPVMMYSCIWTLFVSIVFVFPNYMPVNKENMNYTVVILGAVFIGAGGWYAIDAKKWFIGPKANIDADDDSSYGIEVRSEDYEMGSAGSDPVKSNRIKVAIMESPDKGN, from the coding sequence ATGACTGAAGAACTTAAAGGTCAGAAAACTTTACAGACAATCAAGTCCGTTCTTTCTAACGATGCGCCTTCGATTCAAGACAAAGAAGATGCGAATGGGTTGGCAAATTTAGGATATAAGCAAGAATTCGATAGGAACTATGGATTTTTATCcactttttcatttgctCTCTCTATTTCCGGTTTGATGggaacaatttcaattacTTACCTTTATCCATTATGGGCTGGTGGTCCAGCATGTGCCGTTTGGTGTTGGTTTGTTGGTGCCATGGGTTGTCTCTGTATCGCATGGTCAGTGGCAGAAATCACTTCATGTTTCCCAACCTCTGGTGGTATGTACTATGTCATCACCCACGTTGTACCTAAGAAATACGTTCCACTAGTATGTTGGATCGATGCTTGGCTATATTTTACCGGTGCAATTACAGGGTGCTGTTCCACTGATTTTGGAGCGGCAACTTTGTTGATTAATATCGTACAAATGGCTTCCGATTATACTTATACTCCTTCAAGAGGACACATTACAGCTGTTGCAATTTTGGTTATTTTAACACATGGTGCAATCAATTCGTTGCCAGGATCAGTATTATCAAGTGTTACTAAATACTACTGTATTGTTAACATTGGTGCAACAATTGGCTTAATTGTAACCTTATTGGCTAAATGTCCTGAATTTAATACTAGGGAATATACATTTGGCCAAGTTATCAATTCGACTGGCTGGGATGCAGATGGGTGGGcctttttgtttggattCTTACAGGTTTCTTGGGTCATGACCAGTTACGATGCTACGTCCAGGATGTCTGAAGAAGTTCACAATGCAGCTTACATGACGCCTCTTGCAATTGCCTCGGCATTGACTACTACCGCTGTTCTCGGTTGGGTTCTAGTTATTGTGATTACGCTAACTATGGGCACTGATTTAGATCGTATTTTGAACACCGGATCTGGTCAgccaattgttgaaatatATCACATTGCTATGGGTAAAACCGGTGCTATTGCATACTTGTCCTTGTCTTTTGTTGTCCTATGGTTCTGTGGTGCCGTTGCAATGTGCTATACTGCTAGAGGTTTGTGGTCCTTCGCCAGAGATGGAGGTCTACCATACTCCAATTTCTGGTATAACCTAGACCCAAGAACCAAGGCACCTTTGAGATGTGTCTGGTTGATTTGTCTGATCAACTCGTTACTTgttttgatcaatttaGGTTCCACTATTGCTATGAATGCCATCTTCTCAGCTTGTGCAATCTGCACAGATTGGTCTTACATTATCgctattttcttcttcagtttAAATAGGGAGAAAATGGGTGTTCCAAGAGGTCCATTCCATATGGGAAAATTGTCCAAACCTGTTATGATGTATTCATGTATTTGGACCTTATTTGTCTCGATTGTTTTTGTGTTTCCTAACTACATGCCTGTTAACAAGGAGAATATGAACTATACAGTGGTTATCTTAGGTGCTGTATTTATAGGTGCAGGTGGCTGGTATGCAATTGATGCTAAGAAATGGTTTATTGGACCAAAGGCTAATATTGACGCTGACGATGATTCCTCCTACGGAATCGAGGTTAGAAGTGAAGACTATGAAATGGGATCTGCTGGTTCTGATCCTGTAAAGTCAAATAGGATCAAGGTGGCCATCATGGAAAGTCCAGATAAGGGTAATTGA